A genomic stretch from Malus domestica chromosome 15, GDT2T_hap1 includes:
- the LOC103402185 gene encoding phosphatidylinositol-3-phosphatase SAC1-like produces MAKPDKSKPNIPQYVRSSAKVHPSNDFDADPNSYSLEKFKLYETRQRFYLIGSDRNKRFFRVLKIDRSEPDDLNISEDPVVYSPQEIKSLLQRIAEGNRATGGLTFVAKVYGIAGCIKFLESYYLILVTKRRQIGSICGHAIYSIDESQLITIPHVSIQTDIAHSKTELRYKKLLSSVDLTKDFFYSYTYPIMQSLQKNVLSMGEERMPYDNIFVWNAYLTQAIRSRCNNTIWTIALVHGHFKQIRLSIFGRDFSVSLVSRRSRHFAGTRYLKRGVNDRGRVANDVETEQIILDEEAGSCKGKMSSVVQMRGSIPLFWSQEASRFSPKPDIILQRYDPTYQATKLHFEDLARRYGNPVIVLNLIKTVEKRPREMMLRREFANAVGYLNQIFSEENHLKFIHWDFHKFAKSKSANVLAVLGAVASEALDLTGFYYSGKPSVVKRRPNQISRTSTGREASLRANSGDVPRFGSSNETLNSAVNWDRESDISQQKKSDNFSGEPPHFQSGVLRTNCIDCLDRTNVAQYAYGLAALGRQLHAMGLTNLPKVDPDSSIAAALMDMYQSMGDALAQQYGGSAAHNTVFTERQGKWKATTQSREFLKSIKRYYSNAYTDGEKQDAINLFLGYFKPQDGKTALWELDSDYYLHVSGIDDLLDVCPQGNDMHLGGLGNTLAPIPACREDFMRMKLTSFDKLIERTCSSIRDVRLCSEPDQRPGGGPANSSVAPDAAEIQLKSPNWLFGQRKYEESGSAPKVTSHEISNGGSRNETGVDGFCDLNWLSSEANDSEEDIFQRYLSMTSVNEANGWYGGTLLGDQDENSEIYKHYAELCQGPGIEPFKNDREMEQHYADALHMGTINIVDDADVEVEMEAALKEYDQIGSDLGSIPASCKLLAEDPSWLTRWIIGEEKLQRI; encoded by the exons ATGGCGAAACCTGACAAGTCGAAGCCCAATATCCCCCAATACGTCCGTTCCTCCGCCAAAGTCCACCCCTCCAACGACTTCGACGCCGACCCCAACTCCTACTCCCTCGAAAAGTTCAAGCTCTACGAGACCAGACAG CGATTTTACTTGATCGGAAGCGATCGGAACAAGCGGTTCTTCCGGGTCTTGAAAATCGACCGATCGGAGCCCGACGATTTGAATATCAGCGAAGACCCCGTCGTGTACTCGCCGCAGGAGATCAAGAGTCTGCTTCAGCGAATCGCCGAGGGCAATCGCGCCACCGGAGGCCTTACTTTTGTGGCCAAGGTTTATGGGATCGCCG GTTGCATTAAGTTTCTGGAATCGTATTACTTGATTTTGGTCACCAAGCGTCGCCAAATAGGAAGTATATGTGGTCATGCGATTTATAGCATTGATGAGAGCCAGTTGATTACTATTCCGCACGTCTCGATTCAAACCGACATTGCTCATTCTAAAACCGAGTTGCG GTACAAGAAGCTTCTATCCAGTGTTGATTTGACCAAAGATTTTTTCTATAGTTATACGTATCCTATAATGCAGAGCTTGCAAAAAAATGTGTTATCAATGGGTGAAGAAAGGATGCCGTATGATAATATATTTGTATGGAATGCCTATCTAACACAGGCTATTCGATCAAGGTGCAATAACACAATCTGGACAATAGCATTAGTGCATGGCCATTTTAAGCAG ATTAGGCTATCAATCTTTGGTAGGGACTTCAGTGTTTCTCTGGTCTCTAGACGCTCTCGGCATTTTGCAGGAACACG TTACTTGAAAAGGGGAGTGAATGATAGGGGAAGGGTTGCAAATGATGTTGAGACAGAGCAGATAATCCTCGATGAAGAAGCTGGATCATGCAAAGGAAAAATGAGTTCTGTTGTCCAGATGCGTGGTTCGATTCCCCTTTTCTGGTCACAAGAAGCTTCAAGATTTAGCCCTAAGCCTGATATTATAT TACAGAGATATGACCCCACATATCAGGCTACCAAATTACATTTCGAAGACCTGGCAAGGAGATATGGCAACCCAGTTATTGTGCTTAATTTGATCAAG ACTGTCGAAAAAAGGCCTCGAGAAATGATGCTGAGGCGTGAGTTTGCAAATGCAGTTGGGTACTTGAATCAAATATTTTCGGAAGAAAACCATCTTAAGTTTATTCACTGGGACTTTCACAAGTTTGCAAAAAG CAAGTCTGCCAATGTTTTAGCAGTTTTGGGTGCTGTGGCAAGTGAGGCGCTTGACTTGACTGGTTTTTACTACAGTGGCAAACCTAGCGTTGTTAAACGGAGGCCCAATCAAATAAGCCGGACAAGCACGGGAAG GGAAGCTTCTCTGAGAGCAAACTCTGGGGACGTTCCAAGGTTTGGAAGCAGTAATGAAACTCTAAATTCTGCTGTTAATTGGGACAGGGAATCTGATATTAGTCAACAGAAGAAAAGTGATAATTTTAGCGGTGAACCACCACATTTTCAAAGTGGCGTTCTGCGCACGAATTGTATTGATTGTTTGGATCGTACAAATGTTGCCCAGTATGCTTATGGCCTTGCAGCTTTAGGCCGACAACTTCATGCAATGGGTTTGACAAATCTGCCCAAAGTGGATCCTGATAGCAGTATTGCTGCAGCTCTCATGGATATGTACCAGAGCATGGGAGATGCTCTTGCGCAGCAGTATGGTGGCTCTGCAGCTCACAACACT GTATTTACTGAGAGGCAGGGAAAGTGGAAAGCCACAACCCAATCAAGAGAGTTCCTGAAGTCCATCAAGAGATACTACAGCAATGCTTACACTGATGGTGAAAAGCAAGACGCCATAAATTT ATTTTTGGGTTACTTCAAACCACAAGACGGGAAAACTGCTCTCTGGGAGCTGGATTCTGATTACTATCTTCATGTATCTGGAATTGATGACCTCCTCGATGTGTG TCCACAAGGAAATGATATGCACTTAGGAGGATTGGGAAACACTCTTGCCCCTATTCCTGCTTGCAGAGAAGACTTTATGAGGATGAAGTTGACATCTTTTGATAAATTGATTGAAAGGACGTGTAGTTCAATAAGGGATGTTAGACTTTGTAGTGAACCAGATCAAAGACCAGGTGGTGGTCCTGCAAATTCTAGTGTGGCGCCTGATGCAGC TGAAATACAGTTGAAAAGCCCAAATTGGCTTTTTGGCCAGAgaaaatatgaagaaagtgGCTCTGCACCAAAAGTTACTTCACATGAAATCAGTAATGGAGGATCCCGTAATGAGACAGGGGTTGACGGCTTTTGTGACTTAAATTGGCTTTCTTCTGAAGCCAATGATAGTGAGGAGGATATCTTCCAGAG GTACCTTTCAATGACATCAGTAAATGAAGCCAATGGGTGGTACGGTGGGACGCTTCTAGGTGATCAAGATGAAAACAGTGAGATATACAAGCACTATGCTGAGTTATGTCAG GGCCCTGGCATTGAGCCGTTCAAAAATGATCGTGAGATGGAGCAGCACTATGCTGATGCTCTTCATATGGGAACAATTAACATTGTCGACGATGCTGATGTTGAGGTAGAGATGGAAGCAGCCCTCAAGGAATACGACCAAATTGGTAGTGATCTTGGGAGCATCCCGGCATCATGTAAATTGTTAGCTGAAGATCCGAGCTGGTTGACGAGGTGGATAATTGGGGAAGAGAAGTTGCAGAGGATTTGA
- the LOC103402186 gene encoding uncharacterized protein — MMTKLSMSCSCNIPPPALPPISPHQLAPILLKTSIQHRPRVVAVFAAKSGGFPLNSFLKKCEGCGGKGAIECQGCKGTGRNKKNGNIFERWKCFDCQGFGMKGCPSCGQGGLTPEQRGER, encoded by the exons ATGATGACCAAACTCTCCATGTCTTGCTCTTGCAACATTCCTCCACCTGCACTTCCACCAATTAGTCCTCACCAGCTTGCTCCAATCCTACTGAAAACAAGCATACAGCACAGGCCCAGGGTAGTTGCAGTTTTCGCTGCAAAATCTGGAGGATTTCCACTCAACTCG TTCTTGAAAAAGTGTGAAGGCTGTGGAGGTAAAGGTGCAATTGAATGCCAGGGATGCAAG GGGACGGGAAGGAATAAGAAGAATGGAAATATTTTTGAGCGATGGAA GTGTTTTGATTGCCAAGGATTCGGAATGAAGGGTTGCCCCAGCTGTGGACAAGGAGGACTAACCCCAGAACAAAGAGGAGAAAGATAA
- the LOC108169511 gene encoding uncharacterized protein, which translates to MQIPNTRRITNSPMYSNPCQSQSEIQYSYPPLELSLKPLITFEPQQNPSLSRSCSSTSIDTMVSDLFSPTSSSSSSSSSLLMSGDYIGMESCVDVLSDDELSFGHRHHGCYSQRKEMLCWAQEKEKKRTYEELPPPIPLLARTENLTSHMPWVLKRHYTTDGRLILTEEKVRHHEYFRAHRSNGRLRLQLVPLDGQALVPPIICCNDEHEEVDDHDGYCSEYEDHVFYDDDLAAYDGDYDYDYDYDYDDDRDSDGTSVDGCHHHGDAEQIFDAVSSTTGLAGKCLNINAVRTRSCNLGVRAPAIRHVHS; encoded by the coding sequence ATGCAGATCCCTAATACAAGGCGGATCACTAATAGTCCCATGTATTCTAATCCATGCCAATCCCAATCCGAAATCCAATATTCCTATCCTCCTCTTGAATTGAGCCTCAAGCCCCTCATTACTTttgaaccccaacaaaaccCTTCTCTTAGTAGAAGCTGCTCCTCCACCTCCATTGATACCATGGTCTCCGACTTATTTTCCccgacctcctcctcctcctcctcctcctcctcactaTTAATGTCTGGGGACTACATTGGCATGGAGTCCTGTGTCGACGTTCTAAGCGACgatgagttgagttttggtcaCCGTCATCATGGTTGTTATAGTCAGAGAAAAGAAATGTTATGTTGGGCgcaggagaaggagaagaagagaacTTATGAGGAACTTCCACCTCCGATTCCGTTGCTGGCGCGTACGGAGAATCTGACTTCTCACATGCCTTGGGTTTTGAAGAGGCACTACACCACCGATGGACGGTTGATTTTGACGGAGGAGAAGGTTAGGCACCATGAGTACTTCAGGGCCCACAGATCCAATGGCCGTCTTAGATTGCAGCTTGTCCCTCTTGATGGCCAGGCTTTGGTTCCGCCAATCATTTGTTGCAATGATGAGCATGAGGAGGTGGATGATCATGATGGTTACTGTAGTGAGTACGAGGATCATGTATTCTACGATGACGATCTGGCTGCTTATGATGGTGATTATGATTACGATTACGATTATGATTATGACGATGACCGCGATAGTGATGGTACCAGTGTTGATGGTTGTCATCATCATGGTGATGCTGAACAAATATTTGATGCTGTTAGTTCAACAACTGGATTAGCTGGGAAGTGTCTCAATATCAATGCTGTGAGAACACGGTCGTGCAACTTGGGAGTGCGAGCGCCAGCGATCAGGCATGTACACAGTTAA